Below is a genomic region from Sorghum bicolor cultivar BTx623 chromosome 9, Sorghum_bicolor_NCBIv3, whole genome shotgun sequence.
GCATAGAGTTACTATATACACAGAATTTGTTTTAGAACATAATGGAGAAATATTTTCagttaaaaaaaatcatttccCTTAATAAAGATTCAGCTTCCATACATGAAGAACGTGTGGGAGGGGGGAGATCTCCACCAAACAAGCCCTCTGTATATTGATGGACTCCCCTAATTCACTTATCTATGACAGATGACATTTTGTTATATTACGTGCGTCGGCACGTACTATATGGATTAGATTAGAGGTGAACCAACCAACCATGCCGCGCAGTCGATGGCATATCCACatcacaccacaccacaccacgaCGTGATGGGTTTAAGTTTTTATCAGGAGCAGCGTtctacgacgacgacgacaccaCATCATTTGACGAAAAACGGTGTCTCTAGCTCGTCAGCGGAAGCACACGCACAGCAAAATGGACACTAGTTCTCCTTCTTACCAATAAAGTCGTGTCGAATCTTCGAAAAAACACCCGATGTGATCTGGACATACGTGACCAGGATGTATCGCCCATCCCTCACCCTATGGCTACGGCCTACCGCCTACCGTAGTACtatacgtcgtcgtcgtcgtcgtcgtccggcTCCCGGTCGATCGGACGTCCCCACACCCCGGCCCACCTCGCGTCGGCCAGCCGACCGGCCGGCTCGCCATCAGAAGTCTAACCTGCCGTTCGTCGTCTCGTTGGTGAAATATCCGCGTGGGATATACGTATAATCGAGCCCATCGCCTGTCGGGCGTCGCCGCAAGGCGCGGCAATGCCAGATCGTCCGTCTAGCTACCAcgcacgcatgcatgcatggtgcaCAGCGGCCCGGCGTCGACGACCGACACGCACGGATGGAGATCGAGTTGGTGACCGCCCGTCGTACGTCTCACTCTTGCCGTGCGCCACGCGTCGACGACCGTCCGGAAGCGATCGAGTTAAACTACCGGCCATGTCACGATTTTTCGGCCAGGTGGCCACGACGTCGTTACGAGACTCCGGTCCGCCTGTGTACTGTCGATGTTTCCGCGACGACGGTGGTCGCGTCGATCGTCGCCGTCACGTAATCCGGCCGGCAGGGAGGTCGGTCGGCGCGCACGGATCGGACACCCTTTTCAGCCGGATGCGTTTGTCgagcgaccggccgggcgaacCGGGACAAAGGCATGCATGCAGCAGGGACCATGCATTTATTCTCTTCTGGTTCCAAAATTATTCCAAGGTCCGGCAACGGACCATTATTCGTGATTTCGCGACAAGCTGCTTATTAGGTTGGTGGAATCTGGTTTTGGTCATTCCAGATTTAATTACTTTCCTTGTCTTAATTTATTATTACGTAGTACGTTAGgtgttcattttttttttaaagaattATTTTAGACATTTGTATGACCAGACCCCGTTAATTCGTACGTGCATTATCCGATGGATCTCGGCTGAGATCGACGTGGGCATGCATGTGTGGCTCGGTTAGCTACCAATCACACACACAGCACGGCCGGCCGGCGCACCCATGCCACGCTAACACGCGTGTGGTTTCCGCGTACGTACGTGCGGTGCACGCGTGGGCGCTCGTGCTTGGTCTATCTGTCAACGTCGTCCATCCGGCCGTTTGCCCGTTAGGCTCATATTGTTAGAACCATTCCCTACGTGGCGATCTGTCGACGACCGACCGGCCGGCGCGCGTTTGCTCCATCGCTTTCTGAATTTTCTGAGGCGTCGTACGTACGTCTCGTTTGGTGTATATCGTCGTCTTTCATGGTTGGTTGGATGGATTATAGTACTACACTAGTAGTATATTCATTCATTCCGACGAGCAAGCCTTTTAGGAGATTCACTTCCAGTGGCCGTTGCACACGTACGTTTTGGATCGAAGAAAGAACTACCTCATCACTGACGCACGATGTGACACGAGGATGCTGGGAGTCCGGCCGGCCAGCCTAGCTAACCCCGGCACTGGGAGACCAACGTCCGTGTCAAAGTGAGCGTGGTCGGTACAACAGTGTCAGTCatgctgtgtgtgtgtgtgtgtgggtggcAATATGCGTCACAAACTACTCACTGGTGTTTAGTAGTGTGTCCTCAAGTAACGGTGTATAGATAGATAGAGAAAAGTGACGAAAAGAATTGATAAACTATGCCACCGTTAGTGTATATATAGATGTATGTATCTTTTTATTTGCGCATGCTcacgcgagcgagcgagcggtgGATAAGAAAATGGTACCGTACGACGATATGTTATGTTATCCCTGTCCAATTAAACTAGAGATATATGAGCTTCGTGTGTGTGCACATTTTCTTCAAAAAGAAACCttgttaatgttatcttcgacTATCTCTACTTGATCTGCCACTAGGATTTGGTATAGCTCTTCAAAAGAAAATGGTACCGGCCGGCTCTAGAACCATTCCTTGATACTCCCTCTGCCACATTAGTTTTATCCTCTAagtaaaatattattatctttgaTCATCAATTTTTAATAATTCTTataacaaaatatatatttttaactTAGAACAAAGCTAATACAACATGTAAGTAAAACGTAGGGAGTACTGTCCCTGTTAAGACATGTCTACAGAAAAACGTTATAAGACGACTCTAGTAGACTCTCTGTATCATTTCTATTTATAGAAATAGTGATTTTAATGAAAAAAAATAGCTTCTCAAACAACCTGTTTAATTGGATCTCCAAATGTATGAATATTCTCTATTCAAAGATAAATATCAAGGATGGCTCTTCAGAGTCTGTACAAGATATATAAAGTTGTTGAAGAGTATTGGAGATGTATTGGAAAATGATTTTTACTCAAACGATTCTTTAAATGAAATGATGATTTAGAAAGTATATTTTTAAAAGACCCTTGAAAATGCTCTAAGTGCCTAGTTTGCCGAAATCTATGAAAAATATTCAGGTGAGGTGCTCATCCTTTTGGTGATTTAACAAAAAAAAGGTTGCATGTGTAGGTGAGTTCATTTTATTTGAGGATAATATGTCATTGTCATGTCACCCTAATCCCAGGCCCGTCGCTGCGTCGTCGTCACACATGTTTATGTCAACTTCAATTCCATGGGTCCATGCTGGTACAGGTCCAGGGATCGGTGTATACTCAAGTCCATCACTACACTGGCGGTGGACGGTGGTGCGGCGTATCTGCATAATAtatatgctgatatatatatatgccaatGCATGCATGTATTATTTTCCCTTTGAAAGAAACGTGCTAACTATATGCATGTATACGCCTAGCTAGTACGATACGATATGATTAGGCGGCGTTAACTCGCTGATTTTCCGTGATCTGCTGGCGTTTCGTTATTTCGTACGCACTCAAGATTTAGGATTGGGCTTGATGATGCTTCCGGCGATGTTTACTTGTGATCTGGGACTTGCATTGCATATGCACCCTCTCTGAAGATGTTTGGCCGTTGGCCTACTGGGTTTCCTTGTCTTGTCTCATCCACCAAAGGTTATTAAGCCATGCATGTTTGCTAGCGCTCCTAGAGCAGCTCCAAAAACGGAAGCAGCTCTCCACAAACGGGACTGCTCTGCTtcatgttttttagccaaacggtttcagcttcACGCACTTAGTTCGATGAAAAAGGGTGGAGttatgagagcacctaaagaggtactccacaaactctaattttttgtggagctgctccacagtggagtttgtggagcagagtttgtggagcagttccaaacaccccctaaatggGGTTGTCTGCTCCACTCCATTCGAGCTGGAATCCACTGCAAGTGCCAAAAAAGTGGCTTCGCCCTACTTATCTGTTCGTGAACGCGGGCCCTCGCAAAATGCTCCTCCTCCCGCAGGTGAAACCTAGGGCAAGATGCGGATGGCGATTAATTAGAGCGGGGCACGCGAGGGTGACTACATGAACGAGGCCAAGCAGAGACACATGGGCATgccctatggccttgtttactggcaaaattttttttgcaaaaatatgaacaatagccttttcgtttgtatttgacaaatattgtccaattataacttaactaggctcaaaagattcatctctcaatttacatgcaaactgtgtaattagttttctttattgcctatatttaatgcttcatgcatgtaccgcaagatttgatgtgacggaggatctaaaacattttgcaaaatatttggaaaagtaaacaaggccatttgGAAGCGGAAACGGGGAAGAATGAATTGATAATtaagaaaaaaagaataaaagaaaaaacaaagaaataaaACAAAAGGTGATAAGGGCATAATAGATATTACGCCTTTTTATGTATAAATGACAAGTTgttttaccaaacacttttttGTACAAGAGATGTTTAGAACCGAAGAAAACTACTTCACCAAATGAGCTGCACGCGGTACAAAAATAGCTAGAACTAGAGCTGCAAATTGGTATTTTTTCTCTCTCGCTAAGGCAAAAGATTTGCACGTCTTTATATTAAGgtagagaaaaaaaattaatacaAATAACGTCTTAGCAGCGCCCTAAGAGGTTAGAAGAATTTTAGTTGAAACCCACTACAATGTACATAAAGCCAAATTGGCTCTTCCAAATTGGTCTTAACGGCGCACGGGCCGGTAAAGCCAAATTACCTCTTCCAAGCTAGCAAGCGAAAACCTTTATTTCCTGCACGGGAAACAAGACAGGTGAGCAAAGACGAAATTAAGCACGTGTACGTTTCAGTTACTTGCCCGGCGATGTGAGGCGAACTCGAGCTGGAGATGCAAATGCGCCGAGTTCCCTCTGTCGATCTCTCAACAGTATCACCAGCAGACATTCAGACGCCTGAGATGATCCATGCCAGAACGAAGCGCCCTGCTCCGACGAGACGACGACCGGTACGTAGTACTCTATACCTGCCAGACACTCGGCGGCATGCACCGCCGGCCCGTTCCGTACCACCAGTCGTGGTAGTCGTAGACACGGCAAGGGTGAGTCAGGTACGGTGCAGAACCTTCCGGACGGTTCTGCATGCAGTCTGTCGATTCAATCCGCACGAGAGTTTCTTGGGTGCCTGCAGACTGCAGTCCGTGATCGATCGGTCAGAGACAGAGAGACGACGAACGAGGGCCGATCGAGTGCGTGCATGCATGCCTCTGCCGCTTGCGGCGGGTTTGGCTGCCAACTGCATGCCTGCTTCGACCAGATCACGCACTATTCCGTCCCCGCCCGGCCGGTTTATCGAGTACTCGATCCAGATCGATGGCGACCTCGCTCCGCGCCCAGCAGCACACGGATAATGTGGCAGGGGCCCTGGCCGCGCCGCCCCGACGCAACCACAACAGCGCGCGAGTAGTAGCCGGCAGCTACAGCCGTTGGTGCGGCGGTTACGACGATGCCGTTCCTGGCCCCGGCCGGTGACGCCGCGCCGTTGTTGCGGTGCCCTTATCCTGCCACATGGATGATCCGCCTCACGCGCGCTCCACATTGGTCCCCCCCGTGAGCGCGCACTGTGCGTGCTCCtgtcccccacccccacccctgGACGCGCTACTGCTTTGGCTGCTgcctcgtcggcgtcggcgtcggcgtggtTGATGTGAGGGGTGAATGCGATCCTTGCACTGCAGCTGCAGCCAGGCAGAGGCATGAATACAGTtcgatcatgcatgcatggcgtgAGCGTGTGTTGATGCTATATTGCTATGCTAGCAACCAGCCTGCTGCGCGCTGCGGACGGTCGTCTACTCTACACTAGTACTGGATCGAATGACGATGGCGATGGATTGGAGATGCGGCCGGGCCGGGGTTGGAATTTGGATAGCTGCATGCCACGATGGCTTTGCATGGCCCCCCATGCAGAACATGCATGGATGCAGAATTTGTCTGCCTCTTATCACGGCGTGCTACTGTAGTATCTGTGTATATAAATGGCGGGCCGGCGCCCTGCAGTCTCACCCGACGTCACGCAAATGGCacaaatgcatgcatgcacacggTTCGTCGTTCGGTGGACGAAATGAAATCCTCGGCACCTGTCGTACGTAGTACCGGCTGCATGCACGCTACGCATACGCATACGCATGTTCATTAGGCCGAATTAGCTAGTGACTCGATAGGTAACAGAATGCATGAGCCTCGACGCGACTTGCCGATCGACTTCAATTGGGTCGCTGTCGTCTTTGGTCGTCGACGTCGCTTCACTCGCCTGTATGCATGATTCtgggcctgcctgcctgcctgaagCCCTGAACAAAAAAGTTTGTATTTTCTACTGCAACAACCATGAACTCCACCTCACTATCATCACTCCTTCAGTCTGCAGCGGTAGTAGTACGCGTGGCTACCTGCAGCGCGGTAGCTCGTTGTTCTCGTTTTTCAACCACCACCAACTTTGCTCTGCTCACGCGCGTCCTTGTGCCTTCGAAATAAAGCTACAGCAAAGTCGTCGTCTTCTCCAACCGTGCCGGTACCCTTGAGGACGTACGACAGCGAGCTCTGTCGCGAAACTAGGAAACATGAAGGAGCTAGTTGGTCCCGCGCCTGCACCCTCTCGAGTCTCGACATCGCCGTCCGGTGACAGCGTTGGCGGCGCCGGCCGCCTTCGCTGCCATGGACTTGGTATTTCCCTTtcttttccttccttcacacttTTACAGTTCACACCGAAGGCGATCAAGGCGTGCCCtctgttagagcaactccaatggGCCTCCTAAACAGGCCCCTATCTCAAATTTTAAGAGTTTGAGAACTCCAGTGGGCCTCCTACTTGGGCCCTCATTTTAGGAGAGCTCTCAGATTGTAGTCGGAGGCCCCTAAGAATAGGACCCGACGCGGCCGCGTTCACCGCgcggcctccctctcctccGACGCCGGCCGCGGCCACCACGCCCCGAcgcggcctccctctcccccgaCGCCTCGACGCCACCGCCGGCCGCGGCCACCCTCTCCCCCGACGGCCCGGCTCCACCGCGCCCCGACGCCCGGCTCCACCGCGCCCCGACGCGCCGGCTCCACCGTGCCCCGACGCCCTGGCTCCACCGCACCACGACGCCCCGGCATCACCGCGACCCGACGCCCCGGCATCGGGCGCGTGCGCAGGTTGCGTGTGCGTgagcgcggcgcggcgcggcggtgACGGCGGCGCGCGAGCGAGGCGTCGTTGGGCTGGAGTTGAGCGAGCGCGGCGGTGACGGGGGCGCGACGATGACGGGGGCGCGCGGGTGGGATGCTGGATAGGTAGTTGGGCTGGAGTTGAGTGATTTTTGGGCCCCTATTGTATGCAGCCCAGCATGCAAATGAAATAAAATAGGGGGCCCAATTTGCATGctgggctggagttgctcttagagtATCAAAAAATGGGCTCATTTGCATTCCCCTTTCTGGCCCGGCCCGTCGTCCATTCCGTAGGGCCCATAAAGAAATCAGTCAGTGGGCCTGAGTCCACGTACACAATCGGGAACGAATGGGCCTTACCGAGCAAAGTTTTCGTGGAAGCCCAGAAGGAAAGGGACGGAAgagaagggaaaaaaaaaagtaaacaaAAGCACGCGCAGTACCATCCTCGATCGCCACGCCACAGCACCAACGGCAAACCCCCTGAAACACGGCTCCAGATCCGGCGGCCGGAGGCGACCTCCTCGCAACCAACGGCGCTGATCCCCTCCTCCGCCATCTCCGTCCATCTCGGCATCTCCCATCACCATCGATCACCACCACCAAGAGGTAAACCACTGCGGGGACTGCCGCACTTCCCAGACACCGAGCCcctctcgctcgctcgctcgctctcgTGTCGTCGTCTGGGTTCAGATCTCGTCTCATGGGCGCCACCATGTGGCAGCGGCCAGGTTCTCGGCATGTCGGAAGCGGAGGCcgcctgcggcggcggcggcggggggaaGGAGCAGGACCGCTTCCTGCCGATCGCCAACATCGGGCGCATCATGCGCCGGGCGGTGCCGGAGAACGGCAAGATCGCCAAGGACTCCAAGGAGTCCATCCAGGAGTGCGTCTCCGAGTTCATCAGCTTCATCACTAGCGAGTGAGCCCCTCCCCTTCCCTCGCCCGTGATCTGATCTGGCTCCGAATTGTTCCTCTGATGGACTCGTCCGTGATTTTCATCTCTGCAGAGCGAGTGACAAGTGCATGAAGGAGAGGCGAAAGACCATCAACGGCGACGACATCATATGGTCCTTGGGCACGCTCGGCTTCGAGGAATACGTTGAGCCCCTCAAGATCTACCTCAAGAATTACCGGGAGGTATCATTCAATTCAAACCTCCCCCTTTCCTCCAGCTCCTGTTACTGGGTATTCATCATTATTGTGTTCAAACGCGAA
It encodes:
- the LOC8064702 gene encoding nuclear transcription factor Y subunit B-4, yielding MSEAEAACGGGGGGKEQDRFLPIANIGRIMRRAVPENGKIAKDSKESIQECVSEFISFITSEASDKCMKERRKTINGDDIIWSLGTLGFEEYVEPLKIYLKNYREIEGDTKGSKSSDQNGKKQILLNGEPASSFDGM